The sequence AATCTCAGCCAAACCAATGGAGAAGACCATTGGTGCAGTCAAATGCAAGGAAGAAATTACAGCAGTGGTCTAATTCTAATTAAAGTTTTTCCGTTACACGGAAACTGCAGAACAGAACCCAAGATAGGACTAAGCAAACTTGCATTTGAAGTTTCAGGGGTTCTGACATTAGAAATTTCTGGGCTTATATAAGTATTCTGCAAAGAATTCTGTATGAACTTAATGTATGTACTGTGAATGCCTTTAGAACTACAAGGAGAAGGTTTAAAACAGACAAGATTACCCTCAGCTGATCCAGTTTCTCACGAATCTGAATGAAACCCAAGTGTAATTTGCCTCCAAAGTGGTCAGCAAGACGCCGGTCGTTGTCATGGAGACCAAGATATGCTGAACAGACTTCACACACACGCAGCTTTTGCTGTTGGAAGCTGGATGCAGGCATTGAATTTCGGTATTCTTCCTGAAGggagatgaaaaacaacaaaaaaaaaaacaggccaGTGTCAATTGTGACCCTCCAGGATCATTAAAAGCACCCTCAATACAAAGGAGGTACCATGCAAAACACCGTGAGCACAGCTAACTGACATTCTATCCCTGCAGGTAACTGAACACTGACCAAATATTTCAGGAGAACTGCCACCTCCCCAGTCATCTCTCTTCACCAGATACGAGTTTCTACAAAGCTTTTCTTCACCTATCACACTACCCTGCCAGCTGCTTGCTGACACATTGCTGGCATTGAAAGAGGACGTGCTGGCGAAATAGAAAAAGAGGTAGGAACCACCCAGGTGTCTGTCACAGACTCAGCCCAACTCAATCACCTACTACACATCACAGGACAACCAAGGCCGTACCtctgcctctttcttttttgctcGGACTTTTTCCACTTCCATCAGGATCTTCTGAGACTCATCAACATTCCCTTCAGCACCCAGCTGTTCAGCTTTAGCTAGGAGTTTTCCAATGTCTTCGTTCAGTTCATGCACCTTCTCTGCCTAaagaaaacagttgttttttggtttgtttctttccaagacagacaaaaaaatcttgcaaaaGACTGCAGGGCAACTTCTCCTTTTTCACttagaaaagtaaaaacacCTACTGTTTTGAGTAAGCTGTTGTTAGAAGATGACCATAAAACTTCAGAAGTCTCAACAAAAAAGGATTGGTGTGCCCATACAGGCAGTACAGTCATAGGCAGACAGCgaaggaagaaaatatacatGGACAGGGCATCATCAGCTCTGCTGGAAATGGTGGCACATTCCTGGCTTACAGGACAGGAGACACCACAAATCCagcttcagaaatgttttgtattGTCCCAGTGAAATAAGTTCCCAAAAAGGAAGCCACGGGACCATTTGCTACATGGAAAGACAATGATTACAGGATGGATTTAATATTCTAAGCTGCCATTCAAACACTGAATAGGAGGGAAAACCTATATATTTCATAGCCACAATTAAGCAACATATTTTAGAGTTGATATTTTACCTTAGTGTGGCCCTTGGAACCAAGAAGTTTATCACAAGAACAGCCAGAGCAGCATTTGAAGGTGATGGCTCAAATCCACAAAATCTTTGTCGAGCTTAACTTCCCAGTATCAGGCAACAACAGAACACGAGCGCTCTTGCACAGACTTTCAGAACAAAGGTTAAATGAGAGGACTATACCTTCGCAGACACTTCAGCACTGATCTCTTCCTGCGTCTCAGCCAGGCGCTTTTTGGCCAGTTCAGTTCTCCTGTCACACTCCGCAATGAAGGACTCCAGGTGATCCATAGCCTGTTAGATAGACAGTTCAAACAACCGTCAGTCGAGATGCTCCCTGCGTCAGACCTACAGCCAGCAGCTAGGGCTGCAACCCACAACAACGCAGTGCACAACCAACCTCAAAAATGGACACGAAGGACACTTTGCAGAAGAAGTAAAATTGGATCCCTGCCCCTAAGTCTGTCACctacagctctgcactgcaacTTCCAATGTGTGAGCAAACAGATGCCAACATAAAAAGCACT comes from Meleagris gallopavo isolate NT-WF06-2002-E0010 breed Aviagen turkey brand Nicholas breeding stock chromosome 16, Turkey_5.1, whole genome shotgun sequence and encodes:
- the LUC7L gene encoding putative RNA-binding protein Luc7-like 1 isoform X2, with translation MDLGECTKIHDLALRADYEIASKERDLFFELDAMDHLESFIAECDRRTELAKKRLAETQEEISAEVSAKAEKVHELNEDIGKLLAKAEQLGAEGNVDESQKILMEVEKVRAKKKEAEEEYRNSMPASSFQQQKLRVCEVCSAYLGLHDNDRRLADHFGGKLHLGFIQIREKLDQLRKTVAEKQEKRNQDRLRRREEREREERMGRRSGSRNRDRRRSRSRDRRRRRSRSVSRERRKSRSRSRDRHRRHRSRSRSHSRGHRRGSRDRSSKHKKEVWTIRK